In a single window of the Amycolatopsis sp. cg5 genome:
- a CDS encoding GNAT family N-acetyltransferase, translating to MHIFLETERLTLRRFTAGDVDNLVGLDGDPDVMRYLTGGKPTSFEDIRDDFLPAFLSYYDRFDGYGFWAVIEKATGEFLGWFHFCPQASDAPDDVELGYRLRKSAWGKGYGSEGSRALIDKGFTEFGVRRVYAQTMAVNIGSRRVMEKCGLRFVKTFHLDWPDPIPGTEHGEVEYAITREEWAAR from the coding sequence ATGCACATCTTCCTGGAGACGGAGCGGCTCACGCTGCGCCGGTTCACCGCCGGCGACGTCGACAACCTGGTCGGGCTCGACGGCGACCCGGACGTCATGCGTTACCTCACCGGTGGCAAGCCGACGTCGTTCGAAGACATCCGAGATGACTTTCTGCCTGCTTTTCTGAGCTATTACGACCGTTTCGACGGCTATGGATTCTGGGCCGTGATCGAGAAGGCGACCGGGGAGTTCCTCGGCTGGTTCCACTTCTGCCCGCAGGCCTCCGACGCGCCGGATGACGTCGAACTCGGCTATCGGCTGCGCAAGTCCGCCTGGGGCAAGGGGTACGGCAGCGAGGGGTCGCGCGCCCTGATCGACAAGGGATTCACCGAGTTCGGTGTGCGCCGCGTCTACGCGCAGACGATGGCGGTCAACATCGGCTCGCGGCGCGTGATGGAGAAGTGTGGGCTGCGATTTGTGAAAACATTTCATCTTGACTGGCCTGACCCGATTCCGGGCACGGAACACGGTGAAGTCGAGTACGCGATCACCCGCGAGGAGTGGGCTGCCCGCTGA
- a CDS encoding MarR family winged helix-turn-helix transcriptional regulator — MTEDKVTGEVIALLGRIVERFTKDYESAAGAQDLTTVQAKVLAALVEPMPMHRIAEKLGSERSNVTGIIDRLEARGLVERHADTRDRRIKNIVATETGRELAGNFRRSLSFAAEPLAALTPDDRVKLRDLLERMID, encoded by the coding sequence ATGACGGAGGACAAGGTCACCGGCGAGGTGATCGCGCTGCTGGGGCGCATCGTGGAGCGGTTCACCAAGGACTACGAGTCCGCCGCCGGTGCGCAGGACCTCACGACCGTGCAGGCGAAGGTGCTCGCCGCGCTCGTCGAGCCGATGCCCATGCATCGCATCGCCGAAAAACTCGGTTCCGAACGGTCGAACGTGACAGGCATCATCGACCGGTTGGAAGCGCGCGGTCTCGTCGAGCGGCACGCGGACACGCGGGACCGCCGCATCAAGAACATCGTCGCCACCGAGACGGGCCGTGAGCTCGCCGGGAACTTCAGGCGGTCGCTGAGTTTCGCCGCGGAGCCGTTGGCCGCGCTGACGCCCGACGATCGCGTGAAGCTGCGCGACCTGCTGGAGCGCATGATCGATTAG
- a CDS encoding SDR family oxidoreductase: MTRVALITGTSSGIGLATAVQAAKAGYRTVATLRDLSRAGKLRAAAAEAGVELDIRALDVTEDPSAVIASILADHGRIDVLVNNAGAGHVGTVEQDSIENFRKTMEVNFFGVVQLTKLVMPALRATGGRVLTVTSVGGIVGQPFNEAYCAAKFAVEGMMESLAPLAAGQGVTVSVIEPGAVATEFVNNVGLDIDTAVEAAGPYGDQFRNYVSRTMASFSAAQTPDEVAEVILKAMTDESPAFRIQTSQWAKDFTGLKLTDLDGSAVQKLTGAWVA; this comes from the coding sequence ATGACCCGCGTCGCACTGATCACCGGCACCTCCTCGGGCATCGGCCTCGCCACGGCCGTCCAGGCCGCGAAGGCCGGCTACCGCACGGTCGCCACCCTCCGCGACCTCTCCCGCGCCGGGAAACTCCGCGCCGCGGCGGCCGAAGCGGGCGTCGAACTCGACATCCGCGCGCTCGACGTCACCGAAGACCCGTCCGCCGTCATCGCCTCGATCCTCGCCGACCACGGCCGCATCGACGTGCTCGTCAACAACGCGGGCGCGGGCCACGTCGGCACGGTCGAGCAGGACAGCATCGAGAACTTCCGCAAGACGATGGAGGTCAACTTCTTCGGCGTCGTCCAGCTGACCAAGCTCGTCATGCCCGCGCTGCGCGCCACCGGCGGCCGCGTGCTCACGGTCACCAGCGTCGGCGGCATCGTCGGCCAGCCCTTCAACGAGGCCTACTGCGCCGCGAAGTTCGCCGTCGAAGGCATGATGGAGAGCCTCGCCCCGCTCGCCGCCGGCCAGGGCGTCACGGTCAGCGTGATCGAGCCGGGCGCGGTCGCCACGGAGTTCGTGAACAACGTCGGCCTCGACATCGACACCGCCGTCGAGGCCGCCGGTCCGTACGGCGACCAGTTCCGCAACTACGTCTCGCGGACCATGGCGTCCTTCTCGGCGGCCCAGACTCCCGACGAGGTCGCCGAGGTGATCCTCAAGGCGATGACCGACGAGTCGCCCGCGTTCCGTATCCAGACCTCGCAGTGGGCCAAGGACTTCACCGGCCTCAAGTTGACCGATCTGGATGGTTCCGCCGTCCAGAAGCTCACCGGCGCTTGGGTCGCCTGA